A stretch of Arachis hypogaea cultivar Tifrunner chromosome 15, arahy.Tifrunner.gnm2.J5K5, whole genome shotgun sequence DNA encodes these proteins:
- the LOC112750793 gene encoding protein WHAT'S THIS FACTOR 9, mitochondrial has protein sequence MFFVFNKPAVKTIKKLLGRFGESIISFDGKVSVNSFLHIQRYSYVNVYMKWKNDSYYDSIEDIHQSILLKPIIALKNCIARNPNECIPISDVSKRGLQLDVPMKVARFMRQYPSIFEEFTGPQYNLPWFRLTPEAAEIDKDEKRVYKDCREDLQSRLKKMILMTRENVLPLKIIQGMQWYLGLPDDFLQYPERNLDDSFKFVEMEGGLKALAVERREKIFSVMEENAMKKGLIFGGTMEAIEFPLFPSKGLRLRTKIQNWLDEFQKLPYISPYDDFSNLDPNSDIAEKRLIGVLHELLSLFVEHSAERKKLFCLKKYFGLPQKMHRAFERHPHMFYLSFRNNTCSVILKEAYSFDRSAFQKHPLLGVRKKYIKLMKKSQVILKNRRVNNRFSKSSSKQDLDSDNVDKEEHEIAACSAEQVV, from the coding sequence atgtTCTTTGTCTTTAACAAACCTGCAGTCAAAACAATCAAAAAGTTGCTTGGGCGCTTTGGAGAATCAATTATCTCCTTTGATGGCAAGGTTTCTGTTAATAGTTTTTTACATATCCAGAGGTATAGTTATGTCAATGTGTACATGAAATGGAAGAATGATTCATACTATGACTCGATTGAGGACATTCACCAGTCCATTCTGCTCAAGCCAATAATTGCCCTAAAAAACTGCATTGCTCGGAATCCCAATGAGTGCATCCCTATCTCCGATGTGTCGAAGAGGGGATTACAATTGGATGTGCCCATGAAGGTTGCCAGATTTATGAGACAGTATCCATCCATCTTTGAGGAGTTTACAGGTCCTCAATACAATCTTCCTTGGTTCAGGTTGACACCAGAAGCAGCCGAGATTGACAAGGATGAGAAGAGAGTATACAAAGATTGCAGGGAGGATTTGCAATCCAGGTTGAAGAAGATGATATTGATGACCAGAGAGAACGTTCTTCCTTTAAAGATAATTCAAGGGATGCAGTGGTATTTGGGCTTGCCTGATGACTTTTTGCAGTATCCAGAACGAAATCTTGATGACTCTTTCAAGTTTGTGGAGATGGAAGGTGGATTGAAGGCATTGGCtgttgaaagaagagaaaagattTTCTCTGTAATGGAAGAGAATGCGATGAAAAAAGGTTTGATCTTTGGGGGAACAATGGAGGCCATTGAATTTCCCTTATTCCCATCAAAAGGTTTGAGGTTGAGGACAAAGATTCAGAATTGGCTAGATGAGTTTCAAAAGCTTCCTTATATTTCACCTTATGATGATTTCTCAAACTTGGATCCAAACAGTGACATAGCTGAGAAACGACTTATTGGGGTTCTTCATGAATTGCTTTCGCTTTTTGTTGAACATTCTGCAGAGAGGAAGAAGCTCTTTTGCCTCAAAAAGTATTTTGGGTTGCCACAGAAAATGCACAGAGCATTTGAGCGGCATCCTCATATGTTTTATCTATCTTTTAGGAACAACACTTGTTCAGTTATTCTTAAGGAAGCCTATAGTTTCGATAGATCAGCTTTTCAGAAGCATCCTTTGTTGGGTGTTAGGAAGAAGTATATCAAGTTGATGAAGAAATCACAAGTGATTTTAAAGAACAGGAGGGTGAATAATCGATTTTCTAAGAGTAGTTCAAAACAGGATTTAGATTCAGATAATGTTGATAAAGAGGAGCATGAGATTGCAGCATGCTCTGCGGAACAGGTtgtatga